A portion of the Capra hircus breed San Clemente chromosome 24, ASM170441v1, whole genome shotgun sequence genome contains these proteins:
- the LOC108633784 gene encoding gastrin-like, with protein sequence MQRLCAHALILVLALAAFCEASWKPHSPLQDAPVAPGANKGQEPLRMDRRGPASHPRRQLGLQDPPHMVADLSKKQGPWVEEEEAAYGWMDFGLRSAEEGDQHP encoded by the coding sequence ATGCAGCGACTGTGTGCACATGCGCTGATCTTGGTGCTGGCTCTGGCCGCCTTCTGCGAAGCTTCTTGGAAACCCCACTCCCCACTGCAAGATGCGCCCGTCGCTCCAGGGGCCAATAAGGGCCAGGAGCCTCTCAGGATGGACCGGCGGGGCCCAGCCTCGCACCCCCGCCGGCAGCTGGGGCTTCAGGATCCGCCACACATGGTCGCAGACCTGTCCAAGAAGCAGGGGCCGTGGGTGGAGGAAGAGGAAGCCGCATATGGATGGATGGACTTCGGCCTCCGCAGTGCTGAGGAAGGGGACCAACATCCCTGA